A single genomic interval of Lewinellaceae bacterium harbors:
- a CDS encoding PIN domain-containing protein has translation MGKLKNKKVDFSSRNMGKNDIWTAATASIYGLKLITTDKDFDHLKEEYINLEQINIEDYKKT, from the coding sequence ATGGGCAAGCTGAAAAACAAAAAGGTGGACTTTTCATCGAGAAACATGGGAAAGAATGATATCTGGACAGCGGCCACGGCGAGCATTTATGGTTTGAAATTGATCACGACAGATAAAGATTTTGATCATCTCAAAGAGGAGTATATTAATCTTGAACAAATTAATATCGAAGATTATAAAAAGACATAA